The genomic stretch TTTGCTCACTGCAAAGCTTAACTCTGCAACATAAACCACTCTGGGCCGTGTCCAATACCTCCTGTGCAGCcagggggtgaggaggaggaagagggctGATGTGGTGGTGAGGTTGTTTCAAGCTGCTCATGGCTGTATGAAGAGGCAGGGTGCAGGACTTGAGTTCATGATCTGTGCTTCCAGCCAGTTCCAGCTGCTCCTGTGAGCCGGACCCTCACACGACCTCTGCTCAGCTGTAGCAAGGACATCCTTACAGGATGACTTTTGGCCATCCTCTTTTCCAAGCATCCCTCTGGCTAGTCAGCTGCGACTCCTGAAGAGTTTCTGGGGAAAAAGTAATTCTGCTGGTCCTGAGTGAAAAGGCAGAGCCTGACCAGCTGGCTGGCCCTCTTTCCCCCTGGGTAAGATATCGAGTGCCTTCTGTTTAACAAAACTACTCGGCATTTGGCCCATGCAAACCACAAATGATGCGTTCTCACCCAAAGGGAGTAAAAGTGTTTCACCTCCCCACATGCAACAAGTCTCTTCTGTTAAAAGCCCCTTCTAATTTTAGACATCGCGATTAATTTCTGTCAGCCCATGGAAGGCATCTCTGCCAGACCACCTAGCTCAGACCATGCCCAGAGCTACCATCCACTTCAGTTACTGTTTCAGATCCACAAAGGATGCAACCCTGGTGGTTTctccaaacaaaacccaccttGGACTCAAAGAGATTGCCATGTCCCCTACAATCAGAGCGACATCAAGTACCTTCTGAAGACATCAGTTCACCTAAAATAAGCCCCCCAAAATTTGTGTGTCCTTCATACTGTCCTGTGTTGAActaatcttaaaaaacacaacTAAAAGCTTAAGGGACCTATTTCTGGTTAGAGGTGCTTTCTGAGACCCTGATCTATTTGCCAACTGCTTCTTTTTCATGTAGTGCTTAGGAGCAAGAGACAGTGAAGCTTAAACAGCAATCCTCCcgttgggttgacagttggacttgatgatcttagaggttttttccaaccttaatgattctatgatttttattagggaaaatataaagtaaccagacaaacaaaacagaaatgagaaggcTCATCCCCAATTCCTGGTCACTGCACCTTCCCAGGGACTCTTGCTCCTGGTCTCTGCTGCAGCTAATGCTGGGACCCTGGTCTGCTCTCTCCATGCCCTGAGGTCCTTGAGGAGCTCCTTGTCCCCCTGCCCACAGCTCCGTCAGCTGCTCCAAGCTCCTTTCAAGCTCTCCCTGATCAAAGTGCATGCAGGCTTCGCTACACTGGGGCTCCAACCAGCTCTGTCTCCAGCAGTTTTAGGGCAAGCCACGTtcagaaggggggggggatgctTGAGACAGCCTGCCTGATCCCAGCACAGGGGTGAGATGGGAGAAGGTGCACCAACATAACAGATCTTGTCCTGCCAGTCTGACTTTATGAAGGTTGCTGTTGTGCTGCCCCATTTCAACTAATTAAATGTGCTGGGTGTGTGCTTCTTGGAAAGCTTCAGTATTACACTCACTGGCTCCTCTACCACCTCCTTCCCTGTTATTTTATTTGGCAGAAGGTAAGCACTCATACTCTGAAGCTGAAGGTGCTCCCAACAATTTTCTTCAACAATTGGGTCTTGAGGGATCCAGTCCCTCTCCTGAAAGATGGTTAATTGATTTGACTCCAGGATTTAATATATACTCCCACTTCACCCTGGCACAGGTCCTTCTGCCATGTTTGTGTCCTTTGTACCTCCACATTACTGCCCCACCAccccccttcctcccacctACTGCACTATGTCCTAGCGTGCTTGTTCCTTAGACTCCCAGGATTTGTGCAGAAGCACAGAATAATCCCAGTAGCTTCATTTTCTTGTAGCCTGCCAGCAACACTTCCCAAGAGTTTGTCCAGAAAGCCCCTGCTGCCCCTGGCCAGCCAGCCACCCTGCTCTGGCATTGCACTTCATACGCGGCTGCCAGCCTCCCTGTGTCACAGCAAGTGCTGCCAACCAACCTCCTGATCGCCCCGAGTTTATCCAGATAAGATAAGGAAAACAGTTGGTTTCAAGGTCTTTAGTCcacatttatattttctcatttggcGCCTTCCCAAGTGACAGGAGAGCTCCCAATTTTTCAGTGAACCCCCTGTTGTAAATGTAAATCCACGGGCACAAGGCATAACTGTGTGTGTTAGTACCTTGCCAGCATGCACCAGACACGACCCGGCACCCTGGGCAGGAACAGGAGTGCTCCTTCTCACCATCCACTTCATCCTGTCAGACAGGGATGTCCCATGCCAGGCTCACCACGTGGGCACGGTGCGTCAGCAAGATGTGTCAGAACgggagctgccccagctcctcagctgctgACCATCCAGGTTGGCTTTGTTCAAACCAGCTGCACTACTTGAGCTCCCTTGACTTGCCATGAAGCTGCCTTTGATGGATGAGAGCACCCCAAAATTCCCACTCCCACctcaaaagcagagctgaaagccctccccatctttctttGGTAAAATGAGGCAGGCTGGGCTTTTGATCATCAAAGTTTTCCTCTTTAGGAGGAGGAGCTGTCTAGTCATGGGTTCATTGATTCCTTGCCCAGCAGGAATGTTTGCTTGGGCACAGCCAAGCCACACCTCTGCCGACTGTAACAGGCAGTGCTCTCTCTTTTGATATACTATCAGCTGGGTTTATCAGAGCATCAACACAACCGCCTCACTCCAGGACTCGTCCCTTCTGGCCAGCTCTCcttgcagagcaggcagggactgTGTAGGAGCCGAGTTCACCTCTTATTTCAAGGAATCTTAACCGCAGGTTTTAAGCtacttatttacttttttgGCCTGTGCAGGAAGtctgagctaaaaaaaaaaagacagaagtatAATTACTCTGGCACGCCTGCATTCCTGCTCCAGGCTCAGGCGGGGAGGGACTCTTTCTTGTCGGAGCCAGGAAGAGGATCTGATCCCTGGAGATCATTGCCACAAACGTGTGTAACTGAAACCTGCAACCATGCTGAAACAGATATTATCAGACATGTATATCGATCCTGACCTGCTGGCAGAACTCAACGAGGAGCAGAAGCAGATCCTCTTCTTCAAGATGAGGCAGGAACAGATCAGACggtgggaggaaagagaagctgcTCTGGACAAGGCTTCAGCAAAGAAGCCACTGCCGAGAAAAGGTAAGTCTCTGCCTGCTGGCTGCTTCCCCGTCTGGCACAGATCTGGCCAGGTCAGCTGCTCCCTAGAAATAGGAGGTGATGTGTCCTTAGAGTAAATTTCTTCTACCAGGGACACATCATAGTCGTATTTCCAAACCGAACTAAACCTACCTGCAATGGAGTAGTTTTGGCCAGGTATGCAATGGTTTTACTCCCTGGCCCAGACTCTCTGACCTTGACCAAATTGTTCAATTCCCCTAGCTGAGAAGACAGGGCTTACTTGCCCCCAGGAGATGCATTTCTAAGTTTCCCACTAAATGGAGCCTCTGAATCTGTCTATAAAATAACCATGGACTTGAACATCTGTCCCGGAGCACCAGATCTGCAGGGGGATTCCTGTTGTGCCTTTAGACCTGAAGTCCCCTTGCCAGGATCACACAGCACGCTGGCTGCTAGGAAGATAGCActcttctcccagctctccccCGCATGCTCTGTTTGTGGGTGGTTCACCCTCACACAGTTTGGGGAGGGCAGTGGCAAGGAattaaagcaagaaaggaaacagtGATGAGTCTTCTCGCTTGCCCCCAGACTCAGAAATgcctccttcactgacctggtTTCAGTACTGTGAAACAAAATGGGAGGTGCGCACTGGCCAGCCGAGCTTTCCCCACGTACAGCTGCTTTTGGGGAGGCtctgccaccaccagcagccaGGGCACAGCAGGCAGGACACAGGCCCTGCACAGAGCCACCGGGCAAACAGCGCTTGCCAACCAGCTGCTACTTTTCCAGCCAACGGGAAGTCAGTGACATGGAAGCTCGGCGCTGACAACGACATCTGGGTCTGGGTGATGGGCGAGCATCCTTCAGATAAATCGTATGCGGCCATCTGTGAAGAGATCCAGGCACAAAGGGCAAAGCAGTTAGCGAGAGAGAAAGGCAAGGAGGACAGGTAAGCACCCTTCAGCTCTAAGACTCTGTGGGCAGACACGGAGGAGAGGGCATTTCTAGGCACCCAAAGGCTGGAGTCTTTCTCTGTAGGGGTTGTGGTTACCACTGTCACACTCGACTTGCAGGTCAAAGGCACAGGCTTTCTGTGAGTACGCACAACGCTGGCAGAGACCAGCTCCGGCCAGAGGCTTGCCCTGGCTCATCGAGCCTCCTGTGACACAGCTCCTGCGCGGTACCCTCTGTAGACCACAGGAAATGCCAACTGTGCTGTTGCAGCAGGTGGTGACTTTGGATTGCACTGATTCACCGATTGGTGCCTGTGTACAGCAGGAGGACAGTTACTCACCACAAgtcattaatttaattattctaCCTACCTGATTTGGAGATGTGATAGCTGCCTGCACACACGTTGCTTCATTGCAGCAGTGCTCTGCTCATGTGCAGCTTCCTCACAAGATGCTTAGAGAGCAGTGACtatgttctctctctcttgcatTTCAGAGGGCCTGACTCTTCTGTAACACGGTCTCTACATCCACAACCAGGAGTCCTGGGTGAGACAGATCTTCATGGGAATACAAAATGtactgtggaggaaaagaaggaaggtgggagaaaaactgctgctgctacaACAGGGAAAAGCCAGGAGCTCACAAAGGTagttttcccccttttctccGTAACTATCAGAAACGTGTGCTTTGAGATCTAGGAACTGCAGCAAATCCTGGTTGTTGTAAAtagaaatctgaagaaaaaaaggcagctaaCTGTTCAGGCTTTTCTTCTGTAGTCAGAGAAGAAGCCGTGCTGTTATATCCTTCCTTAGGACTTGGGAGGTCCGAGTGCTATTCTCAGCTGCGATAGAGCTGCTCTGTAAGGATGGATAAGTTACTCTGGattcctttgcttccattttctgtgGGTAAAAGAAAGGTCGCAGTactttccctcctgctctgtgGCTGGTTTGGATGGCTTTTGGAGCAAAACTGGGGAGGCTATCTCAGGATCTGTACATGCAAGGCCATAGCCCTCAGACAAATACTTGTATAAAAGAACAGATGAAGATAATTTTACCAGCATCCTGTGACATGCATATTTTAGGtagttcttttttcttggtCTTCTAAAATAGTTAGAAAATAGCTTATGACCTGGACAGCACAGAAAGAACTCCAAATGCAGTAACTGCAGTGTCTGCTTTGCTGTGGTGTTtcaatactgaaatattttttccagcaataaatacatttttactttttaactgGCTACAAAAGGCCATTTGCAGACAACTGAGAAAAAGATGATTTAAATTAACTACTTATGCAACCAAGGTTGAACAGAAGGAACAGAACACCATGCCAATTTAATGGGAGAAGTCCAATCTCATTCAGCAGAGTTTTCATTCAGGCTTTTGCTGCTAGCTTCTATGAGTTTACATTCACTTATTACACAGCCACTCCGTATTTCAGTATAAAAAGCATGATAACTGAAGGCTGGGTTTTGGCAAAGCACCTCTCCCACTGCTACCAAAATACTGAAGGGAATTTGGAGCGGCTGTCTCCTTTATCCAAAGCCTCTGAGTCACACAGGGTTTTTCTTAGCACTGTTTGCTGAAGTTGAGCAATTATGTgggaggttggttttttttttttttctttctcaaaggaAGCTATTAGTCACAgctaaccaaaaaaaaaaaaaaaaggcaaaaaacccccaaaccaaaaatacaaccaccaccaccaaaaaaaaaaaaaaacctccttccAGTCTTGTGCATAGAAATAGAGGGCAGTTGtatgttttacttttgttttctgacattGTATTATTAGTAATTTTTCCCAGGTTTCTGGGGCTTTTGCTATTAGAAGGAGGGATCCAGACCAAAGCACCCTGTTGCATTTTTGAGGCctggagagggtttttttcctcacctccCTCGTTAAAGTGCTTTCTCCGAGACCTAGTCCCCATTTAACCTGGGTGATCCAGGCATCGTGCTTTTGTCTGGTGCACCGGACGGATAAGAAAACAAGCGGCTTCACACACATTTGAAGTTCCTAGTTTCCCATCAAGGAGAGGGAAATTGGAAAGCCATGTTCATATTAAATATTAGCCAAGTGGTGATGAAGATAAAACAAAGCATGTCCTTAGTAAGCAGTGTGGTACGGTTAACTCATTGCTCACTGTGCCGTGGGAGGCAGTCTGGGTCCAACGTGCAGGTGGGTGGGTGTTTGCTCAAAGACGAGTCTAACTGTTCGTCTTCAAATGCAGGTCTCAGCTAGCGGGTAGCTAGACTGGTTTGCAGGGAAGAGTGAACATGAGATATGCAGGTAGTTGGGTCAGTTTGACGAGCAGGCGTTTGCAGCaccccagccacagcagcaaacGAGCTCAGGCAGGTAAAGCTGTGGACAGCACGTTCTGCTAGGGCTTGCTTTGGAGAGAAGGGACTGCTCCCTGGGAGGACTTGGGAGCATTGCTTAGCAAATCTAGGCAGGCTTACGACAATCCGTACACCCTTGAGTTCTCCTTCTGTGGCATATTAGGCCTAATATGATGAAAAAACCCAATGCTTTTCAGAGGAGGCTGGAAAAATTTGTTAACGTAAATGTCACGTCACTGTTTCTGCATTAAACacctccattaaaaaaagagcaatggTCCTAATGCCACATTTATTTCTCACTGCTCTTTTCCTCCACCCAGAGGGAAACCAGAGATGTTCACCAGATGCTGGCAGACTGCCACATGAGGAAGCGGGACTTCCAACAGGTACGTGGCAACCTAGGATGCTCCTAACACATTGAATGGGGCCCACACTTTACCCTAGAGTCCCAGTCAGCCTCAGAGCCTCATCTGACCCAGCCTGTTTTCCCTTACTTCCTCTGTTGTCACCTGCAGTAAAGACAGAGGGTCTGTACATTGTTGAAATCACAGGGACTTAGAGTAAAAAATGGAGTTCTAAGTATTTCAAGGATAGTAAAAAGCAGGGTTAAAACTAGCCTGGGACAAAGCTGAACATACTGGTTTTTCACAGATGAAGgaagcacagaagagaaattcagGAGAAGAGACCACAGCCCCCCAGAAGGCAGTACCACAAAGCCACCCCAGCTCAGAGAGCCAGAGGACGCTGCAGAAATCGGATGAGAATGAGCCTGAATGGCAGGAATCCTGTAAGATCTTTCGATGACCTTTTCCTATGGGGCTTGAGAAATCCTAGGGATCTGTGGGTTCATCTCAATCCTTCTCCTGCCACCCTGGAACTGAATAATCGGCCAGTGGGTGCAGAGTACTGCCAAGAAATACAATGCTGTATTATCAGAAATACTTCTGAGTCCACGCAGCATTGAGACTAGAACTGGGCAGGGAAATGGAACATTTTTCCTACAGATactgtattaaaacaaaaaacaaata from Balearica regulorum gibbericeps isolate bBalReg1 chromosome 4, bBalReg1.pri, whole genome shotgun sequence encodes the following:
- the SH2D4A gene encoding SH2 domain-containing protein 4A; its protein translation is MLKQILSDMYIDPDLLAELNEEQKQILFFKMRQEQIRRWEEREAALDKASAKKPLPRKANGKSVTWKLGADNDIWVWVMGEHPSDKSYAAICEEIQAQRAKQLAREKGKEDRGPDSSVTRSLHPQPGVLGETDLHGNTKCTVEEKKEGGRKTAAATTGKSQELTKRETRDVHQMLADCHMRKRDFQQMKEAQKRNSGEETTAPQKAVPQSHPSSESQRTLQKSDENEPEWQESLRKSKAADEKRRSLARQARDDYRRLSLQGIHRGKQADISKGATARDRRPLQYPPLPPKPKLLPPVMANGRAIRKEGIQRTISNSSEESIIKWFKEEQFPLRAGYQKATDTIAPWFHGILTSKKAEELLNKTAPGSFLIRLSEKIKGYVLSYRSVEGCKHFLIDASSDSYSFLGVDQLQHSTLADLVDYHKDEPITSLGKELLLYPCGQEDQEPDYISLFE